One Candidatus Korarchaeum sp. DNA segment encodes these proteins:
- the cobO gene encoding cob(I)yrinic acid a,c-diamide adenosyltransferase, with translation MIHLYTGDGKGKTTAALGLALRNIGWGGRVLVVQFLKGTRSGELNIAARLPELEIKQYGTGKFIDKGSVDGRDLELAKDGLEEVKKALSSGKYTLVVLDEINVAVHLGLIEEREVIEVIESRDPSTEVVLTGRYAPKSFYKLADYVTEFVKIKHPYDSGVRARRGIDY, from the coding sequence ATGATACACCTCTACACTGGTGACGGGAAGGGTAAGACTACAGCGGCTCTCGGATTAGCTCTCAGGAACATAGGGTGGGGCGGTAGGGTCCTGGTGGTCCAGTTCCTCAAAGGAACTAGGAGTGGAGAGCTCAACATTGCAGCGAGACTGCCGGAATTGGAGATAAAGCAGTATGGGACAGGGAAATTCATAGACAAGGGATCCGTCGATGGAAGGGATCTTGAGCTAGCTAAGGATGGGTTAGAAGAAGTTAAGAAAGCCCTATCATCCGGAAAGTATACCTTAGTAGTGCTCGATGAGATAAACGTAGCGGTTCACTTAGGTCTAATCGAGGAGAGGGAGGTGATAGAGGTCATCGAGAGTAGGGACCCATCGACCGAAGTTGTCTTAACAGGAAGATATGCCCCCAAGTCCTTTTATAAGCTAGCGGATTATGTAACGGAGTTCGTGAAGATAAAGCACCCCTACGATTCGGGTGTTCGGGCTAGGAGAGGCATAGATTATTAG
- the dcd gene encoding dCTP deaminase, producing MLLPDRVIRSLIEEGRLSIDPLYEDSIRENGVDMRIGHEIAFPTVRGEVIDPTEDDPSLHFSVRKIPDDGIIVPGNTSILLVTEECVRMPDDVAALCGLRSSIARWGFIAAPTLVDAGFEGQLTIEVMWTRPAPVKLYRGLRFLHVVFFRTDGKVEIPYSGAYQGQRGVTLPKKLEKP from the coding sequence ATGCTGCTACCGGATAGAGTGATAAGGTCGCTGATAGAGGAGGGAAGGTTATCCATAGATCCCCTCTATGAGGATTCAATAAGGGAAAATGGGGTTGACATGAGGATAGGCCATGAGATAGCCTTCCCCACGGTCAGGGGGGAGGTTATAGATCCGACTGAGGACGATCCTTCACTTCACTTCTCCGTCAGGAAAATACCCGACGATGGTATAATAGTTCCTGGGAACACATCTATCCTCCTGGTGACAGAGGAGTGCGTCAGGATGCCGGATGATGTAGCGGCTCTTTGCGGTCTGAGGAGCTCCATAGCTAGGTGGGGTTTCATAGCGGCCCCCACGTTGGTGGATGCGGGTTTCGAGGGACAGCTGACCATAGAGGTCATGTGGACGAGGCCCGCTCCCGTTAAGCTCTACAGGGGGCTGAGGTTCCTCCACGTGGTCTTCTTCAGGACCGATGGGAAAGTTGAAATACCTTACTCAGGAGCCTATCAAGGGCAGAGAGGGGTTACCTTACCGAAGAAGCTGGAAAAACCGTGA
- a CDS encoding METTL5 family protein, with product MEVRTKRELEIILQRLEGYRNPKPELEQCPTPAGLAAAMIHMAHMLGDLEGRRVADLGCGNGILAIGSVLYGASRAVGIDLDPEAVEIARMNADRLGLSDKVEFIAMDVRDFSERVDTVIQNPPFGTRRRHMDTVFLDVALRSSRVTYSLHIAGNSGFLRGFALERGASLTHIESWPFPLERIFPYHRRRVVRIPVEILRFEVVRDEG from the coding sequence ATGGAGGTAAGGACGAAGAGGGAGCTTGAAATAATATTGCAGCGGTTAGAGGGATACAGGAACCCTAAGCCCGAGTTAGAGCAGTGCCCTACGCCAGCTGGATTAGCTGCTGCCATGATACACATGGCCCATATGCTGGGCGATCTAGAGGGGAGGAGGGTGGCTGATCTAGGTTGTGGTAACGGTATATTAGCGATAGGCTCAGTGCTCTACGGTGCTTCCCGTGCTGTTGGGATAGACTTGGATCCGGAAGCTGTTGAGATAGCTAGGATGAACGCTGATAGGTTAGGTCTCTCAGATAAAGTGGAATTCATCGCTATGGACGTCCGAGATTTCTCAGAGAGGGTAGATACAGTGATACAGAACCCTCCCTTCGGGACGAGGAGGAGGCACATGGACACAGTGTTCTTGGACGTCGCTCTGAGGAGCTCCAGGGTCACCTACTCCTTGCATATCGCCGGTAACTCCGGTTTCCTGAGGGGTTTCGCCCTTGAGAGAGGTGCTTCGCTTACGCATATCGAGAGCTGGCCCTTCCCTCTGGAGAGGATTTTTCCCTATCACAGGAGGAGGGTCGTGAGGATACCCGTGGAGATCCTGAGGTTCGAGGTGGTTAGGGATGAGGGGTAA
- a CDS encoding Yip1 family protein, with the protein MEDLEDLLYRVGKLLTSPREAFYVHIVERHSLSLPLLIYIVLSFALTSLPVKTSFLLLGLPAVAFRLPLELLSEFSGVIGAAFSISWLILYATIIHLVARISGYATGRWEETLCAVAYSIIPQSMTAFLMGLSYLFASYELLLISLVFLFLAFIWSIYIVVEEVSLIYDLTIGRSVLISLLGPLMIATSSLGILSLIGPPGLAIVIVLLVALYYWREIV; encoded by the coding sequence TTGGAAGACCTCGAGGACTTGCTCTACAGAGTTGGGAAGTTGCTTACCTCCCCTAGAGAAGCGTTTTACGTGCATATAGTAGAGAGACACTCCTTATCCCTCCCGCTACTAATTTACATCGTCCTGAGTTTCGCATTGACCTCCCTTCCGGTCAAGACGTCGTTCCTCCTCCTGGGACTACCGGCCGTAGCTTTCAGATTACCCTTGGAACTACTCTCCGAGTTCTCAGGAGTGATTGGAGCTGCTTTTTCCATCTCATGGCTTATCCTATACGCTACGATAATACACCTAGTTGCCAGGATCTCAGGATACGCTACAGGGAGGTGGGAGGAGACCCTCTGTGCTGTCGCCTACTCGATAATACCTCAATCTATGACAGCTTTCCTCATGGGACTTTCCTACCTCTTCGCCAGCTACGAGCTCCTGCTAATATCTTTAGTTTTCCTGTTCCTGGCGTTCATATGGTCCATCTATATCGTAGTTGAGGAGGTCTCTCTGATCTACGATCTAACCATTGGGAGATCCGTACTAATCTCCTTACTGGGTCCCCTAATGATCGCAACATCATCATTGGGGATCCTCTCGCTCATAGGTCCCCCCGGGCTAGCCATCGTGATAGTGCTCTTAGTCGCGCTGTACTACTGGAGGGAGATCGTGTGA
- the asd gene encoding aspartate-semialdehyde dehydrogenase has translation MSSLRVALLGGTGAVGQRFVQLLERHPWFELTTITGKTSVGKRYSEAVNWLLGDEVPEYVRDLTIVETDLRNLKGVDLVFSALPSGEAAAIEREVMRAGIPMVSNSSFLRMDPLVPLIVPEVNPDHLSLINGQRGMGLGPVATSPNCTTTMVVIPLKPLDERYRIRRIDVASYQAISGAGYPGVPSYDIIDNLIPFISEEEEKVERESRKILGRVSGNDVKLAEFYVQATCVRVPVIDGHTVAVHAEFEEEVDLDEATRILENFDPGERVRSLPSSPEKAIIVRREKDRPQPRYDRLAGNGMSVTVGRLRMGANGRNLLFVTHGHNTIRGAAGGAILLAELMRSEGII, from the coding sequence GTGAGCTCGTTGAGAGTAGCTCTCCTAGGCGGTACGGGGGCCGTGGGTCAGAGGTTCGTACAATTGCTCGAACGACACCCCTGGTTTGAACTAACTACGATCACGGGTAAGACCAGCGTGGGTAAGAGGTACAGTGAAGCGGTGAACTGGTTACTCGGGGATGAGGTTCCCGAGTACGTCAGAGATCTAACGATAGTTGAAACCGATTTGAGGAACCTGAAAGGTGTGGATCTCGTTTTCTCCGCCCTACCATCCGGTGAGGCAGCTGCTATAGAGAGGGAAGTGATGAGAGCTGGTATACCGATGGTGAGTAACTCCAGCTTCCTGAGGATGGACCCCTTGGTCCCTCTAATCGTCCCCGAAGTGAATCCGGATCACCTCTCACTCATAAATGGTCAGAGGGGGATGGGACTAGGGCCTGTAGCTACCAGCCCGAACTGCACTACTACGATGGTGGTGATCCCCCTCAAGCCGTTGGACGAGAGGTATCGGATAAGGAGGATCGATGTAGCGAGCTATCAAGCTATATCGGGAGCTGGGTATCCGGGGGTCCCATCATACGATATCATAGATAACCTGATACCGTTCATAAGCGAGGAGGAGGAGAAGGTGGAGAGGGAGTCGAGGAAGATCCTGGGGAGGGTCAGCGGGAATGATGTGAAGCTAGCTGAGTTTTACGTCCAAGCAACCTGCGTTAGAGTTCCGGTGATAGACGGACACACTGTAGCTGTGCATGCCGAATTCGAAGAGGAAGTAGATCTAGATGAAGCCACTAGAATATTGGAGAACTTCGATCCCGGCGAGAGAGTGAGGAGCTTACCCTCATCTCCGGAGAAAGCCATTATAGTGAGGAGGGAGAAGGATAGACCACAGCCCAGGTACGATAGGCTCGCTGGGAATGGCATGAGCGTGACCGTCGGTAGGTTGAGGATGGGAGCTAACGGGAGGAACCTCCTCTTCGTGACCCACGGCCATAACACGATAAGAGGTGCGGCGGGAGGAGCTATCCTCCTAGCGGAACTGATGAGATCGGAGGGAATCATCTGA
- a CDS encoding 50S ribosomal protein L16 has product MSLRPARNYRALQRPYTRKEYIKSIPYSKITKFDHGNVHGNFEYEVRMIADASFQLRSNALEAARMTVMSQIRKAVPSDEAYFFKIIPYPHHILRKHAMAGVHKAERLQKGMRLAFGKPDARAAQVRRGDVIMFIRVNSPHLEAAKYCMKLAKLKVPYMTRIEVIRLDGGKDEEGA; this is encoded by the coding sequence ATGTCCCTGAGACCGGCCAGGAATTACAGGGCTCTTCAGAGGCCCTACACTAGGAAGGAGTACATAAAGAGCATCCCCTACAGTAAGATAACGAAGTTCGATCATGGAAACGTTCACGGGAACTTCGAGTACGAGGTCAGGATGATCGCTGATGCCAGCTTTCAACTCAGGAGCAATGCGCTCGAAGCAGCTAGGATGACCGTGATGTCGCAGATAAGGAAGGCAGTACCATCCGATGAGGCTTATTTCTTCAAGATAATACCCTATCCTCACCACATACTCAGGAAACACGCCATGGCCGGCGTCCATAAAGCCGAGAGGCTCCAGAAGGGTATGAGGCTCGCCTTCGGTAAGCCTGACGCTAGGGCGGCGCAGGTGAGGAGGGGGGACGTCATAATGTTCATCAGGGTGAACTCCCCCCACTTGGAGGCGGCGAAGTACTGCATGAAGCTCGCTAAACTGAAGGTACCTTACATGACTAGGATAGAAGTGATCAGGTTGGATGGAGGTAAGGACGAAGAGGGAGCTTGA
- a CDS encoding DUF2067 family protein, translated as MLRRGYEAKRSLVLSIDPSELSDFLEYLEKRMEGRNYSCKYSTSSGLKITIFGNKEELRDSEAIVRRSYRNFKIVRNPMGNLYRYPSEWLTEHGGVSMSLLTLSLEAAGLTADWRGDLLLTELDPDEIIDLMSELKSLLEEIKYEVRQRRAREVLVAVAVSSGASPIDVLELAEEEGFLRRDEEGTWYFKVDPELAMRELRRKLTGGD; from the coding sequence ATGCTAAGGAGAGGTTATGAGGCTAAGAGGAGCTTGGTCCTCTCTATAGATCCCTCCGAACTATCGGATTTCTTGGAGTACCTCGAGAAGAGGATGGAAGGGAGGAATTACTCTTGCAAGTATTCCACGAGCTCTGGATTGAAGATAACGATATTCGGGAATAAGGAGGAGCTGAGGGACTCCGAAGCTATAGTGAGGAGGTCCTACAGGAACTTCAAGATAGTCAGGAACCCAATGGGCAATCTCTATAGGTACCCATCGGAGTGGTTGACTGAGCACGGTGGTGTATCTATGAGTCTCCTCACGCTCTCATTAGAGGCGGCGGGACTGACCGCTGACTGGAGAGGCGATCTACTCCTCACTGAACTGGATCCCGATGAGATAATAGATCTCATGTCAGAGCTCAAGTCCCTTCTGGAGGAGATAAAATACGAGGTTAGGCAGAGGAGGGCTAGGGAAGTTCTGGTAGCTGTGGCTGTTAGCTCGGGAGCATCGCCTATCGATGTCCTGGAGCTAGCTGAGGAGGAGGGTTTCCTGAGGAGGGACGAGGAGGGGACCTGGTACTTCAAGGTCGACCCCGAGTTAGCGATGAGGGAGCTGAGGAGGAAGTTGACCGGGGGTGATTAG
- a CDS encoding ArsR family transcriptional regulator, translating into MYEKVRVYRAKKMLDALNSESKLRILRRLLESPASATELANEFGLTLPAVTLHLRDLEEAGLIKIVEVRKGKGRPAKLYTLRSRRITLNICLDELLELPEEAELDSLMREYVRRKLEEGFKRISISDVMETLSVSKTIAAAVVERIQADPSLLLEAIGEKIMESLGAMSTITELVKKLRIDRYWISRALESLKTRGLVEVRGGKVFRVGGGPLGGHSSGGN; encoded by the coding sequence TTGTACGAGAAGGTAAGGGTGTACAGGGCTAAGAAAATGCTTGATGCCTTGAACAGTGAGAGTAAACTGAGGATATTGAGGAGATTGCTGGAGAGTCCTGCTTCAGCCACTGAGCTCGCTAACGAGTTCGGCCTCACGCTACCGGCGGTAACCCTCCATCTCAGGGATCTGGAGGAAGCGGGTTTGATAAAGATAGTGGAGGTGAGGAAGGGAAAGGGGAGACCTGCGAAACTCTACACCTTGAGGAGCAGGAGGATAACCCTTAACATATGTCTAGATGAGCTCCTGGAGCTCCCTGAAGAGGCGGAGCTCGATTCCCTGATGAGGGAGTACGTGAGGAGGAAGTTGGAGGAGGGGTTCAAGAGGATAAGCATCTCTGATGTCATGGAGACATTGTCAGTCAGTAAGACGATTGCAGCAGCTGTAGTGGAGAGGATCCAAGCCGATCCCTCTCTCCTGCTCGAAGCCATAGGTGAGAAGATAATGGAAAGCTTAGGGGCGATGAGCACGATAACTGAGCTAGTTAAGAAGCTCAGGATCGATAGGTACTGGATCTCCAGAGCTCTAGAGTCCTTGAAGACCAGAGGTCTCGTCGAAGTGAGGGGAGGTAAGGTGTTCAGAGTGGGGGGAGGCCCACTTGGAGGGCATAGTTCAGGGGGTAACTGA
- a CDS encoding aspartate kinase translates to MVVKRVVVKLGGSVLSSPQDFIRAAEVVKGDFESGSEIALVVSAMKGQTDSLIEMAKAVNASGEMIDAIAGLGEVLSARLMAAALGSLGIPSVAVDPCSPLWPIYTDGSHGDANPDMHTTCGAVISNIEPLLGKSVPVICGYIGRTKEGKLTTLGRGGSDTTAVVLASCLKADEVVLVKDSKGIMSADPKLVGNAIEIGNLKAEEALALSIGGAKVLHHKALRYMTPTLRIRVVSMEGRSFTRGGTIIEGHIPDLMVEVHERPVNMLTVIVNGEYPELKFSNIISESKLDRAMILYLDGSPEEIVRDLHALVEKGIIKAISVKKNLAMVKVWGGAIEDIPGVINKITEPLASMGINIHGMQTVHNKIAVFLDWDKREIAASELRAILG, encoded by the coding sequence ATGGTGGTGAAGAGGGTTGTGGTGAAGTTAGGGGGCTCGGTGCTCTCATCACCTCAGGACTTCATCAGGGCAGCTGAGGTGGTCAAGGGGGACTTCGAATCGGGTAGTGAGATAGCTCTAGTTGTTTCCGCTATGAAGGGACAAACGGATAGTCTGATCGAGATGGCTAAGGCGGTCAACGCATCTGGGGAGATGATTGACGCTATAGCCGGGCTAGGGGAAGTGCTCTCAGCTAGACTGATGGCAGCGGCTTTAGGATCCCTGGGCATCCCCTCAGTAGCCGTTGACCCCTGCTCTCCGCTCTGGCCTATCTACACCGATGGGAGCCATGGGGACGCCAACCCAGACATGCACACGACCTGCGGGGCAGTGATCTCCAACATAGAACCTCTCCTCGGGAAGTCCGTCCCCGTGATCTGTGGGTACATCGGTAGAACTAAGGAGGGGAAGCTAACGACGTTGGGAAGGGGCGGGAGCGATACCACAGCTGTTGTCCTAGCGAGCTGCCTGAAGGCGGATGAGGTAGTGCTGGTCAAGGACTCCAAGGGGATAATGAGCGCGGATCCAAAGTTGGTCGGGAATGCGATCGAGATCGGTAATCTGAAAGCTGAGGAAGCCCTCGCTCTATCGATTGGAGGGGCTAAGGTGCTTCACCATAAGGCGTTGCGTTACATGACACCGACCCTGAGGATAAGGGTAGTATCGATGGAGGGGAGAAGCTTCACGAGGGGAGGGACCATAATAGAGGGTCATATACCTGATCTGATGGTGGAGGTTCACGAGAGGCCGGTGAACATGCTAACCGTCATCGTGAATGGCGAGTATCCCGAACTCAAGTTTAGCAATATCATCTCCGAGAGCAAACTCGATAGGGCGATGATACTGTACTTGGACGGTTCTCCCGAGGAGATCGTGAGGGATCTCCACGCGCTAGTTGAAAAAGGCATTATTAAGGCGATCTCAGTTAAGAAGAACCTAGCTATGGTGAAGGTCTGGGGAGGAGCGATAGAGGACATCCCCGGCGTCATAAACAAGATAACAGAGCCCTTAGCATCGATGGGAATAAACATACACGGTATGCAGACTGTTCACAATAAGATAGCTGTGTTCTTGGACTGGGACAAGAGGGAAATAGCTGCTAGTGAGCTGAGGGCTATCCTGGGGTGA
- a CDS encoding RpoL/Rpb11 RNA polymerase subunit family protein: MDIEVINVSSKEVRVVVRGETYTLLDPLVDELNSLEEVEFAGYDVPHPLKEESVLFLRVRDGLNPRDVLRECVRRLMEKYEMLERSFIEQVSDLRS, from the coding sequence TTGGATATAGAGGTGATTAACGTTTCTAGTAAAGAGGTAAGGGTGGTAGTGAGAGGGGAGACCTACACACTGCTGGATCCCCTGGTTGATGAGCTTAACTCACTGGAGGAAGTGGAGTTCGCCGGTTACGACGTGCCTCACCCCCTGAAGGAGGAGTCCGTGCTGTTCCTCAGGGTGAGGGACGGCCTCAACCCCAGGGATGTGCTCAGGGAGTGCGTGAGGAGACTAATGGAGAAGTACGAGATGCTCGAGAGGAGCTTCATTGAACAAGTGAGTGATTTGAGGAGCTGA
- a CDS encoding VTT domain-containing protein, translating into MEGIVQGVTEAVRSWIRSLGAPGIFLGVMIETLITIIPSPLVPMIAGFSLIPSDSSLSDALMYSVTVIGTTGGSAATLGALIHYWIGLYGGRVVVERYGKYLGVESDDLERFSSKLNSGRWNISLLMLRAIPIFPLSVVSIGAGVLRIGLLPYTLLTLVGSFLRYSLLGTLGFLLGEAYESVSSWLDSIENLLILIGIVVLITHLVYRRRGENGGSR; encoded by the coding sequence TTGGAGGGCATAGTTCAGGGGGTAACTGAGGCGGTTAGATCCTGGATTAGGAGTTTAGGGGCTCCGGGTATCTTCCTTGGGGTCATGATAGAGACCTTGATAACCATAATACCATCACCACTCGTCCCAATGATCGCGGGATTCTCGCTGATCCCCAGTGACTCAAGCCTCTCGGATGCCCTGATGTACTCGGTGACCGTGATAGGAACGACGGGTGGCTCAGCTGCTACCCTGGGGGCCTTGATCCACTACTGGATAGGACTCTACGGAGGCAGAGTGGTTGTGGAGAGGTACGGTAAGTACTTGGGTGTGGAGAGCGATGACCTCGAGAGGTTCTCCTCTAAACTGAACAGTGGAAGGTGGAATATCTCCCTACTGATGCTCAGAGCGATTCCAATATTCCCCTTATCCGTCGTATCCATAGGAGCCGGTGTGTTAAGGATAGGATTACTCCCCTACACGCTCCTCACATTAGTGGGATCCTTCCTGAGGTACTCCCTCCTCGGGACCCTCGGTTTCCTGCTGGGTGAGGCTTACGAATCCGTCTCCTCCTGGCTGGATAGTATTGAGAACCTCTTGATACTAATTGGTATCGTCGTGTTGATAACGCACCTAGTTTACAGAAGGCGGGGTGAGAACGGTGGCTCACGCTAA
- the ndhC gene encoding NADH-quinone oxidoreductase subunit A, whose product MQVTSDMLGAVITFSLGLLLGLGIGVIGILLGKIVSPSRESPRKRERYECANPPRGRARGLLMMQYYPYLILFLTVEPIMIYSFLLLLEAHTYPHLILLLFLGILGIVIPPLIFGLRSARRLELWSAP is encoded by the coding sequence ATGCAGGTGACCTCCGACATGCTCGGTGCTGTGATAACCTTTTCCCTCGGGCTGCTCCTAGGGCTGGGTATAGGGGTAATAGGAATACTGCTGGGAAAGATAGTCTCCCCGTCCAGGGAGTCTCCGAGGAAGAGGGAGAGGTACGAGTGCGCGAACCCCCCCAGGGGGAGAGCTAGAGGTTTACTCATGATGCAGTATTATCCATACCTCATACTATTCTTAACAGTAGAGCCCATAATGATATATTCCTTCCTCCTCCTTCTGGAGGCCCACACCTACCCCCACCTCATTCTCCTCCTCTTCCTAGGGATCCTCGGGATAGTAATACCTCCTTTGATATTTGGACTCCGTTCCGCTAGGAGGTTGGAACTATGGTCTGCTCCTTAG
- a CDS encoding adenosylcobalamin-dependent ribonucleoside-diphosphate reductase: MRVTKVIKRDGRVVEFDSSRIRRAIEKAMREVGSYDEETLSKVVKYVLDVIERTFSDEKPPHVEEIQDIVELALMKYDLFEVAKAYIVYRKEREKIRKEKMAILGKDYVDDIDKKLSLNAVRLLASRYLQKGPDGRFLEDPKGLFIRIASLVVIPDVLYDPRIFDKDGAQEVHPYEEFEPEEWSGKLGLGGGDPENHLAPPFTWNSHHLERMKALYDELNSQRKMRVSWSAFLEMLRRGEFDHHYEDFLNYYRLMVDLKFLPNSPTLFNAGTRLGQLSACFVLPIEDSIESIMRAATEAAMIFKSGGGVGINYSNLRPQGDIVRSTGGQASGPVSFMRIIDVITDVVKQGGRRRGANMGILEIWHPDVVRFIEAKAKPGNLENFNLSVMITEDFWRYYESKEEYPLINPRNNEVWGTLDPRELFRKIAEMAWKTGDPGVLFADNINRRNVLRECLGEIRSTNPCGEEPLYPYESCNLGSINLYAFIKRENGLVEFDWEDYSKSIRLALRFLDNIIDVNKFPIEEIERRTKESRKVGLGIMGLADALYALGIPYNSEEGFEFMRKAAEYLTYYAMLESVERARERGCFPLFQKSGYVKGEMPIEGFYHPEIWNLDWDHLREQVMMYGIRNAEVTTIAPTGSISMIADVSSGIEPQFALVFEKRVTVGSFFYVDTEFERQLKENGLYSEKLLREVSDNGGSIQGIEPPEGKEEVFRRMQRVFLVAYDIPWWDHIRAEAEISKWICAAVSKTINMPSWVSVSDIEKAYLFAHRLGLKGITVYRDGSKTAQVLVTPTQRKGEYVSFIGNDTLRMMESLGIELPQLRRPKAEEKPAVQPVFKQPVPQPNHVETCPECGSTRIVYREDCVSCLDCGWSACVVT, from the coding sequence ATGAGGGTAACGAAGGTCATCAAAAGGGATGGGAGAGTAGTTGAGTTCGATTCCTCGAGGATCAGAAGGGCTATTGAGAAAGCTATGAGAGAAGTTGGTAGTTACGATGAGGAGACTCTGAGTAAAGTCGTTAAATACGTGTTAGATGTGATAGAACGTACTTTCAGCGATGAGAAACCTCCTCATGTAGAGGAGATACAGGACATAGTTGAGCTCGCGCTGATGAAGTATGACCTATTTGAGGTGGCTAAGGCGTACATAGTCTACAGGAAGGAGAGGGAAAAGATAAGGAAGGAGAAGATGGCGATTCTCGGGAAGGATTACGTTGATGACATTGATAAGAAGCTCTCCCTCAATGCTGTCAGACTTCTGGCTAGCAGGTACCTCCAGAAGGGTCCCGATGGTAGGTTCCTAGAGGATCCCAAGGGACTGTTCATTAGGATAGCCTCCCTGGTGGTGATACCTGACGTGCTATACGACCCCAGGATCTTCGATAAGGACGGGGCTCAGGAAGTGCATCCTTATGAGGAGTTCGAACCTGAGGAGTGGTCAGGGAAGCTCGGTTTAGGAGGGGGGGATCCTGAGAACCACTTAGCACCACCCTTCACCTGGAACAGTCACCATCTGGAGAGGATGAAGGCTCTCTACGATGAGCTCAACTCCCAGCGTAAGATGAGGGTGAGCTGGTCAGCCTTTCTGGAGATGCTTAGGAGAGGGGAGTTCGATCATCACTACGAGGACTTCCTCAACTATTACAGACTGATGGTCGATCTCAAGTTCCTACCAAACTCACCCACACTATTTAACGCCGGTACTAGGCTTGGACAACTCTCAGCGTGCTTCGTGCTCCCAATAGAGGACTCTATAGAATCCATAATGAGAGCAGCGACCGAAGCAGCGATGATATTCAAGTCGGGTGGTGGAGTTGGGATAAATTACTCCAATTTGAGGCCTCAGGGCGATATAGTCAGATCGACCGGAGGTCAAGCTTCAGGGCCCGTCAGCTTCATGCGCATCATCGACGTGATAACTGACGTGGTCAAGCAGGGCGGGAGGAGGAGAGGGGCTAACATGGGGATACTGGAGATATGGCATCCCGATGTGGTGAGGTTCATCGAGGCCAAGGCTAAGCCCGGCAACCTGGAGAACTTCAACCTCTCCGTGATGATAACGGAGGACTTCTGGAGGTATTACGAGAGTAAGGAGGAGTATCCGTTGATCAACCCCAGGAACAACGAGGTTTGGGGTACTCTAGACCCTAGAGAGCTGTTCAGGAAGATAGCTGAGATGGCTTGGAAGACCGGCGACCCCGGTGTTCTTTTCGCCGACAACATAAACAGGAGGAACGTGCTGAGGGAGTGCTTAGGGGAGATAAGATCGACTAACCCATGTGGGGAGGAGCCCCTCTATCCTTACGAGTCCTGTAACTTGGGAAGTATAAACCTGTATGCCTTCATAAAGAGGGAAAATGGGCTAGTGGAGTTCGATTGGGAAGATTACTCCAAAAGCATAAGGCTGGCCCTGAGGTTCCTTGACAATATAATAGATGTGAATAAGTTCCCGATTGAGGAGATAGAGAGGAGGACTAAGGAGTCTAGGAAGGTAGGATTAGGCATAATGGGCCTAGCCGATGCACTCTATGCTCTAGGCATACCCTACAACAGTGAGGAGGGATTCGAGTTCATGAGGAAGGCGGCTGAATATCTGACCTACTACGCGATGCTTGAGAGTGTTGAGAGAGCGAGGGAAAGAGGGTGCTTCCCACTCTTCCAGAAGTCAGGTTACGTTAAGGGAGAGATGCCCATCGAGGGGTTCTATCACCCCGAGATCTGGAACCTGGACTGGGATCACTTGCGTGAGCAGGTGATGATGTACGGGATAAGGAACGCTGAAGTCACTACTATAGCGCCTACAGGATCTATATCGATGATAGCAGATGTTTCCTCTGGTATAGAACCTCAGTTCGCTCTGGTCTTTGAGAAGAGAGTTACAGTAGGCTCTTTCTTTTACGTAGATACTGAGTTCGAGAGGCAGCTGAAGGAGAACGGCTTGTACTCGGAGAAACTCCTCAGGGAGGTCTCCGATAACGGTGGTTCCATCCAGGGGATAGAGCCCCCTGAGGGCAAGGAGGAGGTGTTCAGGAGGATGCAACGCGTATTCTTAGTCGCTTACGATATACCCTGGTGGGATCACATAAGGGCTGAGGCGGAAATATCCAAATGGATATGCGCAGCCGTGAGTAAGACGATAAACATGCCCTCTTGGGTATCCGTCTCGGACATAGAGAAAGCTTACTTATTCGCTCACAGACTAGGGCTCAAGGGAATAACCGTCTACAGGGATGGCTCTAAGACCGCTCAAGTGCTCGTCACTCCTACACAGAGGAAGGGAGAGTACGTCAGCTTCATAGGGAACGATACACTGAGGATGATGGAGTCTTTAGGGATAGAACTACCGCAACTCAGGAGACCCAAGGCTGAGGAGAAGCCGGCTGTCCAACCCGTGTTCAAGCAACCAGTACCTCAACCTAATCACGTAGAGACGTGCCCTGAGTGCGGGAGCACTAGGATAGTTTACAGGGAGGACTGCGTGAGCTGCCTCGACTGCGGTTGGTCAGCGTGCGTGGTAACGTGA